Within the Stegostoma tigrinum isolate sSteTig4 chromosome 35, sSteTig4.hap1, whole genome shotgun sequence genome, the region CTTGGTATATTAATATGCAGGTGGCAGGCACTGCATTGGATGTGAACAATTAAATAGCTTTGTGATTAACAGTGTTTCTTTTTAACTGCCATGTTTTAATTCCCTCATGAGTTTTGAATCAAAATAAACTCCAACCTTACGGGGTCCTGTGGCACAGTaatagtgtctctatctctgggtCAAAGTTTCAAGTCCCAGCTGTGCCAGCAGTGTGTTCTCCCATTTCCAAACGGGTTGattcaaacaaaatgaaaatctcCAAACATCGCGTGAATCTTTTAATATCAGATTTCAAATCCTATTTCAAAATCTTTCATGGAAACACACCTGAGAGTGAGGACTTTGAATCTACTGTGAGCTACCTCACTGCTTTGGAGGAACAGGCAGTCAGTTTGATTTTGTAGCCACAAGGTTACATTTGGATCAAAGCAAAGGAAGGACCATCAAATGTTgagatcattttaaaaaaaagtcaataacTTGATATacctgaaaaagacacatttagtTGACCTTGtcttcttgcactcatcaggacaatttgcaagaaaaccAATTCAAGGGAGAAACCGCCATTTACACTACATAAAGGGCGAGTGCTATTTGGTTGGTAAGTGAACTCTTATTAGTTGAAGCCTTGCACCCATTAATGATGATCGACAGTTAACAGCCAGACTTTGTTGATATATTAACACAGGCAGGTTGACTGTAACTGCGcgaggcattgccctgagaagtGAACCTAGTGAATGGCTATCGCCTTTTTGTTGAGTCGACTAGAACGCCATGTGTGTACATGTTCTTCCTGCCTGCAGAATACAGAGTCCTGCGTGTTTATATATCCATTGAAAATAGAGGGCAGCTATTCAATTTCCCCTTGAGCTTGTATTCTTGTGAACTGCCCTGATGAGTGCgtgacaaaaagctttgacaaaatttgtctttttcagcaatataCAAGTTCTATGCTACGAAACGACCAGTTCAAAACTTACTTTCTCTGCAAGGTGAGACTGCTTTTTCCCAAACATTTACCTGACCTGAGGGCAAAGACTAGATTCATGCTAACCTCAATATCCAAATATTAAAAGAAATTAAATCTGTTACTGGACCAGCAATCTTAAAACCTGGACTAATATTCTGAGACCGTGAGCTGCAATCCCATCACGGCAGGTGAGAATTTGAGTTCATTTTCTTAAGTGAAAGTAACCTGTTATATAAAGGTGGCATGCAGGCGTGGGATTGTTGTAATAACCcagttggttcactaatgtcttcttACCCACCCTGGtgtatatgtgactccagtcccatgtCAACATCCTTTGCTAACCAGGTAAGCTGGAAATTCAGAGATTGGAGTTGATTGATAAATGTCAATCTTACCAACAATGCCCTACAAATCATTTAAACATTCCAAAGACAGGATatcttttcttttaaacaagTTGACAGGATAATTGAACAGGAGGCTTCATCGTTGTTACAAGCTGTGCTTCAGTTCTGGAACAAGATGGAAATGAAACTGCAACCGCACATGGTGTGCCATTACTCTGTAATGCTGCCAGCAGTGCCACCCAATTTCAGTGTTCTCACAGGCAGAGGCTGGTACTGAAGTCTGCAAGACTTCGCAGTGAATGTCTAACCTTCATGAAGTGACCACCACTGATACCACCACCTCAAAAAAATGTCTGTCTGGAAGTGCAAAATCGGTCACTTTGAGACAAGCTGAATGATCAGGCTGGAGTGATCTGTGAATAAGGCTTGAAGTCTGAAAATAGTTATTGGAAAGAAATGtaaggagaaaattactgcaggtgctggaatctgtactgaaaacaacaataCTGGAAATACAGCCTTGActcaatgttagcttgctctctctccatggatgctgcctgacctgctgtgatttccagcatttttttgtttccagTATTAGAAAGAGATGTTTGTTTCCTGCATCAGGTTAGATGTGAGCTCTGAGGAAGAAACCTCCCAGAGATGGGGAAATTGGTTCCTGCCGCTGAGCAATGCGTAGCAATCCTGTTGCAGAAAATGAGTACGAGGTCAGACCTGCTCCTGAAACCAACAGAGTCCCTCCATAAAGAACATGCAGATTTGCATTCACGTGGTGCCTTGTTCTCAGGCCATCAGAATTTACAACCAATGTGGTTACCTGTTTTTTGCAATACAGTGTTGCGACATAGGAAAGCAAAGCCGGCAACTTCCTCTCGAGATTCCGCAAATAGCAGTGAGTTAAATCTCCAGTTTCAGTGGTTTGTGATGTTGACTTGTGAAGGAATATTGGCGAGGGCACTGGGAGAACTTGAGTTTAAAAGATATGGGGGACTGTACATCCGGAGGAAAGAACAGGGTTTTTGTTCATCTTTTTTTCCAGGATGTGGCTGGTGATTGTAAAGCCTTTATTTAAAACAGAGCCACGTGTTCCGGCACAGTGAGACCACCCAAACAGTAATATGATATTAACCAGTTCATATGTTTTTCAGTGATAGTGATTGTGGGTAGACAGGGCTCTCACCTGtcacctctgacagtgtggcaccccATACAGAAAGATTGGCTATTGATAAGTTGAGTGATCGGCAAGAATCTGTCAGATCGTgtataacgtgggaaaatgtgaggttgttcactttggcaagaagaataaaaatgcAGAGTGAGAGTTAATTGGAGAATGAAACTCAGGCGCAGAGGGATTTGTTCTTGTGCACAAGTCACACAACGTTAGTATGCAGTTACAACATGTGATTTAGAGGCGAATGAAATGCTATCATTTATTCTGAAAGGAATTAAATATGAAAGTAAGGATGTTattcttcagttatacagggcattggtcagACCAGATCCCTCACTTCGGGCAGTTTTAGTCTCTTTATTTAAGAGagaatataaataacttggaggTGGTGCAAAGGAGCTTTACTAGATTGATACTCCAGATGAtcggttggacagactgggtttgctTCCACTGGAGTTTCAAAGAGTAAGGCATGACTTGGTTGAAATGTGTAAGATCATGACAAGGTGGacttggaaaggatgtttcttgtTGCGAGTCAGTCCTGAATTAGGGTGCACTGTATAAAACTAGGAGTCACCCTTTGAGATATTcagagaatttcttttctctcaagTATTGtctgactttggaactctctgcctcataaggtggtggagatggggtcattgaatatttttaagacagagatggataaattcttgtTGAGCATGAGAAACCAGGGCTAAATGGGGTTGATGAGAATACAAACAGACtggtcatgatcttattgactggcaGAACAGGTTCGAGGGGCCAAATTATCTATCTGTGCTCCTATTTcgtacattttgttttctttattcattcccgggatgagggcttcgctggctaggcagcatttattgcctatctctagtttaaagtcaaccacattgctgtgatctggagttacatgtaggccaaaccaggtaaggatggcagatttccatccctaaagggcaacagtgaaccagatgggcttttccaacaaattaCAATGGATTCAtattcatcattagattcttaattccagatattaattgaatttaaattccaccatctgccatggcgggatttgaactcgagttcccagaacattacctgggtctctggattaacagtccagtgataatagcactaggccattgcctccccaatacGTACTGCAAAAAGTGGGTCAGCCTAGCTTCAGTGCTCAAGCCTCCTCTTTTCAAGGTAAACCCCACAACCATTTAGCCCTGAGGTGAGAGTGCATCTATTGAGTTTTGCAGGTGAAATGCTACATGTTAAATGTATTAATGCTAATGCTGCCGTCTCCTCGTCTATCCTAGCAGATACTGCAGTGTGCTGAGTGGACACCATGGCTCAGACCCTGCAAATGGAGATTCCGAACTTTGGGAATAATATCCTGGAATCTCTGAATGACCAGCGACTCCAGGGCTTGTACTGTGATGTTTCCATCGTCGTCAAAGGACAGGCTTTCAAGGCACATCGTGCAGTCCTGGCAGCAAGCAGTAGCTACTTCCGTGACctgttcagctccaacaactgCACGAGCTTCGAGCTTCCCACAGCTGTCCAACCACAGTCTTTCCAGCAGATCCTGGCATTCTGTTACACCGGCAGACTCAGCATGAACATGGGTGACCAGTTCCTCCTGATGTATACAGCCGGCTTCCTCCAGATCCAGCAGATAATGGACCAGGAGACCGAGTTCTGCCTGAAGGTCAGCTCACCGCGGTGTGACTCGCAGGGCCTCCACACAGAGGAGACACCCTCGGAGCCCCCAAGTCCTGCCCAGGCCTCGCGCTCACTGGCAGCCACCCCTCTCTCGCTGGTGTCGCGTGTCAAAACGGAGCAAGCTGACTTGGACACTGTGCAGTTCACCCCCATCGGCAAGCGTCTGTGGGAGAGTGGCCAGCGGGAAGGGAATGGGGGGGCAGCCTCCAAACTGGCTCGGGTTTCCCACGGTGCCCCTGCGAGCCGGCACCAGGTATGTGCAGCGGGAGCACAGGGCAGCTCAGACCGCACCAGTCCTGGCATGTCCAGTGCGTATACCAGTGACAGTCCCAACTCCTACCAGAATGAAGAGGATGAGGAAGAAGAAGCTTGTGGTGAGGATATGACAGAGGAGCACTACAGGCAGATCTGTAACATGTACACTATGTACAGCATGATGAATTTTGGGCCACCAGGTAAGCCAGCTCCATATCAGTACAACATCCAAATGGGTAATTTACAGTGGCAGCATTTATCAGGAGCATTGTTTTCCATGTCATTTCCCAGAATTTGAATCTCTTGCATTGTCTGCCACCGGACAGGCCAAACGCAAAGACTCAGGATTTCCTATGTCGTCAGAAAGGTGTTTGTTCCTATTGCCCAGTGCTGAACTAGGTCACGGtatgctctgaggaagggtcaccggacccgaaacgttaactctgttttcttcttcacggatgctgccagacctgctgagcttttccagcaactttgtttttgcgcGGTATGTTACTGCCTAACGTGAGCAGTTTGACATGGTGGGGGAGCATTTGGGTGAACATGTGCAGGGTGTCGATCTAACTAGAGCCATCAGTGAGACAGAAAACTAAGACAACTTCCTCTATGAATAACATTTATTGATTATTCAGTCTTACAGCTCCTTCCACCCTACTGTATTTTTACGGGAGCTCCCTGTATTCATAGATTTCGTTTGAATCGACATGTTTAGAGATGGAAGACAcggctctggagcaggtggggcttgaactcaaGCCTCCCAATTcagggtagggacattaccactgtgccaccagagGTCCCTACCATCCATATATTGTACTCAAAACAATTAATGGCTAGCACCTGTTTCTCCTAGCCGTAAACAAAGGCATCAACAAACTCAACAATTTTATTAACCAGACATTAacaatttccttcacagatgcttccagacctgctgagcatttccagcaactttgtttttgttcctgatttacagcatccgcagttcctttgggTTTTTATCAAAAATGAGAGTTTTGGTACACATGCAACGGGGAGGATTCTTATGGTGGCGTCCTTACCTCTGGATCAGGAGGCCTGGAAtccagtcccatctgctccagcaATATTTGTAACAcatctggacaggttgattagaaaatatgagATGGGGCCTGTTTGGAGACATTGCAGATAGATGCCTCGAGTAATATATTCACATCGGTTAATTCAGAACTGTTACCTGTTCCATGACTCGGTACACTGCGGTATGAAGACATTCTCTATGTCAGAGATGTCagtagaggaaaaaaaaatcagcttcttAGGTGCCTGCACTCCTTCAAAaatacctttttaaaaagaagttgcatttatgtagtgtctCTCACATTCTCAATTCCTGCAATTTGTGCTCAGATTTCTAGGATGGGGAGGATTTTAAATTAGTGCATTATTATTGAAgtagagagagattgcagaactctgaggtaCTGAGGAATCTGGCTGTTCCGGCACATGAATTACAACAGATAGATGCAGCAAGTTGGGAAGAAGGAACATGAAACATTGtaggagaatggaatataaaagcagagatgtttgACAGCTCAAaagggtattggtgagaccacatctggggtactgtgtacagttttggacatCTTATTTAATAAAGGACATAAACGTGTTCGAAGCAGCTCAGAGAAAGCTCAcatgactgattcctgggattaaCTATTACCTTGTGAGAAATGGTTGGACATGCTGGGCCTGTTTCTGTTGGAGTTTAGAGAAATGAAATCCTAATGAGGCAAACAACATCCTGTAGAGACTGGCAGGCTGGATGATGAAAGGTTGTTTCAGGACAGACTTGaactggggtggtggggggggcatcaatttttttttaaagaaagtgcaTCTTTCATTTGGATCTATGGAACTTTTctccccagaaagcagtggagacaGTCACTGAATATTGTGCCTTAAATATATACTTGACTAACAAAGAACTCCGAGCTTATTAGGGTGGGTGAGTTGTGAAGTTGAGGTGGCAGTGAAACCTGTGGTATAGCACTGATATTTTACTGACCATAGACAACCCATTTTTGCCTTTTGCTGGACAGTCTTCCATCGAAGTCAATATGTTACCCTGACATTACgagcttttattttccttaaCAATAATTGTGGCACCTTGTCCATGTGTACTGGAAGTCTTAAGTGCAGTACGTCTAgcagttcccctttatccacagttattatttcttcaaaaaactgcaATAACTTGATTAAACATGATCTCCCCTTCCGAAAACCATGTTGACCCTAACTGATTATCTTGCCTTTTTTCGAAATGACCTGCTATAATGTCTTTCGGTAATAGCTTCCAatattttccctatgacagatgttaatcTAACTGGCCTGTCATTTCTAGCTTTCCATCTCCCACTCTTTACAAATAAAGGAGTTTACATTCACTGTTTTCCAATATAATGGAAACTTTCCTGAATCTAGGGAATCTTGGAGAGTCAAAACCAACACATCAGCTAACTCACTAGCCAGTTCTTTTCAGACACTATAACAGTCCATTGGGATCAAGGAACTGGTCAGTCTCTGGCTCAGTACCACTTCCCTGGTTATTGTAATTTTCTTCAATATttccctcccttccatttcctgatttatctaTTTCTGGGATGCTACTTGTATCCATTATAGtgcagactgatgcaaaatacctgttcgaTTCATCTAccatctccatctgccattttccattattaattcctgCAACTCACTTTCTCTCAGACCGACAGTcacttttgtttctcttttaaaGATCTATAGAAACTTTTACTTCTATCTACTTTTCTCTTGTACTTTCATTTCTTCCCTATTAATCTTTTAACCATTTTTGGGGTTTTTAACGTTCTCTTCAGTCTTCTGACCTGCCACCTATTTTTGCACGGTTATGTGCTTTTACCTTAAGTTTGATATTAACTTTATCTTTTTTTGGTTTACCATTATGGTCGGTCTTCCCCTCTTTCTCATTGTAATGTATCTATTCTGTATATTTTGAAATACCCCTTAAATGTCTACATCTCCACTAACCTGTTGCCAGTTCACTTGGGTAGCTCTGCTTTCATGATCTGCTAATtgctttatttaagtttaaaatattagTCTTGGACCCAAACTCCTCTCCCATAAACTGAATGTGAAACTccatcatattatgatcactgctacCTAGGGGCATATTCACAATGAGATCATTAATTCATTCTCTTTTGTTACTCAATAACCAGGTCTAGAATAGCCTGTTCTCTGGTTGGCTCCAGAATGTTCTATTTGAAgaaattattgtaaaaacattcTCTGAACTCATCTTGTTATCTTCGCTCGCCTGATTTTGCCGGTCTGTTTATAGAATCCCCCTTGATTATTGTTGTACATTTCTGATGAGCTTCCATCGTTCCTTCCTTTAGCTGAGTCGCGCCATGGGGGTGCTTTGAGGGGCACTGTAAGATTTGCATGAGTCATTTCTTTCCTTTATCGCTTCTCATCTGTTCCCAAGCCCCTCCTTACGTTCTGGTTGCCTGAACTTGGGTCATTGTTCTCGATTGTGGTAATAACGTCATTAACTAACAGAGCCTCACCTGTACTTTTTCCTAGTTTCCTGTTCTTCCTCATTGTCAGTTTATCATTCAATTTCAGGGTCCCAATCCatgtcatcctgcagccatgtctctctGACTGCTATCAGGTTGTATTTACTAAATTTTGTTTTGTGCCATCAGTTCACATGTTTCACTTTAAATGTGTTGTGCATTCAGGCACAGGATCTTTAGttttattgttttattatttttgtagCCTATAGCCTTATCTGTAGATTTACCCTTAAATTTGTACTATCTGTCAGTATCTTAATTTTTCATATTAATGCTTTCTCCATTAGCCGTATATATACTCTTTGATTTATCTATTTTTCCAAATTTGATCCCTCAAACTCACTATTTAGTTAAAAGCTTCCCTAGTTAGGCAGCTCACCAGAACGCTGTCCCAGCATGTTTCAGGTATAGACTGTCCCACTGTacagctccctctctccccaGTGCTTAATGCCAGAACCCCCAAAACTACACCTCCCTTTGTGCCACACATTCATCTATCTTATCTCATTTATCAAATGCCAATTTGTGCATGGCTCAAATAATAATGCAGAGATTCATATCTTTGAGGTTTTGCTTCTTAATTTGGTACTTGGCTCCTCATACTAACTATGCAGAACCTGTTTCTCTGTCCAGATTATGTTATTGGTATCTACATAGTCAACACTGACTGAATCCTACCCTTCCCACTGAAAGATCTACACAGGTTTGGTGAAGAAGTCCCAAACCCTGGCACCAAGCAGGCAATACGACCATCTGGAGTTTCATGCCTTGCTGCAGAGAGTAATGTCAATCCATGCAATGCACCATGCCCTACAGCCATTGCATTCATTTTTTTCTCCCTTCACACAAACGATATCCTCTACCAcagtaacaaggtgtggagctggatgaacacagcaggccaagcagcatctcgggagcacaaaagctgatgtttcaggcctagacccttctgcagttcccattatctctaatcctcTACCACAGTGCCATGTCTATTTAGTTCAAATGGCCTGCAGCCCCAACTCTCATCCAAACTTGCTGAAAGAGTCTCGAACTGTTGGACAATTCCAAAGGCTCAGCCTCCTGCCTCATGGTCCCTATTGCTGCCTGAgtctctttcactccctttcatTACCACTAATCAAATCAGAAGACCGAATCCTAAGAAATGTGGCTGCTCTTGGTGCAACATACCCACTCCCTGATATGCCATAGCATCTAAATGCGGGTCTCCAGCTCAATGCTGAGTTAGACTGCAAACACTTATGTTTTACATTGGATCACGCTGGCATTAAGGAATTCTCAAATGTTACAAGCATGACATGTTACCTGTCCTGATACCTTTAATGTGTTTTAATTAGATCCTTAATTGTTTCATTCAAtgatttaatttcctttttaaaaccatTAATAACCTTACCATCAGTTCCTAAACTATTTATAAACAATAAATATAAAATAGACCTTAACCATTTACCAGCTACTCACCAAACAGCTAACTTCTCCCCCTGTAGCAGAGTAAGATGCAATTCCCACCAGGTGAGAAAGTTAGAAAGAACAAAGGCTCAGCACCTTCCCCTTCTCACTTATTCACCCAACTCTCAGCGATTTGTTTAAAGTTTCACTGAGATGCTTTATGTGATCTGAGTAACCTTGGTTCCAAAGGTAGAAAACATAATTTAAGCTAATTGCCTAACTTCAGCTGCTGTCTGCATTTTCCTGCTTAAGCCTAGATTAAATTAAGCAGTAAATTTCAGTGAAATACAAACAAACCTGGATGTTTAGAAAGATTCTCCTTACTCTTTCAGTTCCCAGCACACTGTTCAGTGTCACTCTCGATGTGACATTGACAGTGTGAGTTGAAGATGGGGGTGAAGGAAAGACGCTGAGTTGGACTAGTTGTGG harbors:
- the nacc1b gene encoding nucleus accumbens-associated protein 1, with product MAQTLQMEIPNFGNNILESLNDQRLQGLYCDVSIVVKGQAFKAHRAVLAASSSYFRDLFSSNNCTSFELPTAVQPQSFQQILAFCYTGRLSMNMGDQFLLMYTAGFLQIQQIMDQETEFCLKVSSPRCDSQGLHTEETPSEPPSPAQASRSLAATPLSLVSRVKTEQADLDTVQFTPIGKRLWESGQREGNGGAASKLARVSHGAPASRHQVCAAGAQGSSDRTSPGMSSAYTSDSPNSYQNEEDEEEEACGEDMTEEHYRQICNMYTMYSMMNFGPPATERVDALPDHLTTDARSRVRMRRDLAALPAELITQIGNRCHPKLYAEGDPTEKLELVTGTSVFITRAQLMNCHVCAGTRHKVLLRRLLASFFDRNTLANSCGTGIRSSTNDPSRKPLDSRVLNAVKIYCQNFAPNFKESEMNAIAADMCTNARRVVRKSWIPKPKLLMVDGDAYHSFISDTTGVNLDSDVLSAEQAFDTASHDGEAGSSLESAP